In Silene latifolia isolate original U9 population chromosome 6, ASM4854445v1, whole genome shotgun sequence, the genomic window TGAGTTGTTGAAGCCAGGAGCAAAGTTGGAAAAGGGGTGAAAAGTATTGACGATGCGAGGTAATTTGTCCACGCTAAGCAGCAAAGCCAAAGAGGTTGCGAAACTGTGAACCATACATCTAACTCTTAGAAGTACACAGTAAGGTCGTAAGGACTAAGACGCGAGGTAATATGTCCACACTAAGCAGCAAAGCCAAAGGGGTCGCAAAACTGCGAACCATACATCTAACATGTagaagtccattttattttgcttaTTAAATACGGAAATACAAAGCATCATTTTACTAAGGTTCGATGTCATTTGACTTGATTTCGTGTTATTACATTACTTATGATCCACCGGTATCGAGTATTGACATCGGTATCATACACTTATTGAAGCTGAAATATCGCAGCAAAACATAAGATCAAGCATTCGACATATTCCAAGTCCTACATGGGCCGATAAATCCTGCCTCCCCTGGCTTTGATCAACGGATCAATGATCTTCCTCCATCCATTGTAATCAATGGGAGACCCACCGTCAGGCAACAAAAAGCCATTCACATAGAAAAACGGTGTTCCAAAGACCCCTCTTGAGCAGCCATACTGCGTATACAAAACAACGTTAGAGATCAGTATATGGATTACAAACTGGTTGTGCTTGACATAAAGAGATTCCTTCCTAAACCGAATTGGAGAAGAGCTGAAGAGCTCTAAAACAGTTCAACGAGAGAAATGAAGGTTGGAGTTTGTAATCTAACCTTGAATGAAACTCTGGTTTTTAGATCAGAGTTTCTATCTTTGAAGCCGGATTTGATAGCAGAATAGTGGGATTGACCTGCTACCTTTGCAGCAACTTTTGCAACACGGTCTACAACCTCAGACTTGCTAATGTTCGCCGTCTCTGAGTTGTAAAACTTCTCCTGCACACCAAACAGCAATGCTCACAACAAATGTATACAGTATACTCTCTAAGGCTATACCCAAAACCCAAGCATCCAGGAGAAAGGATAATCAACGTGCAACAAAAAATCGTCATTCTGTATTATCTTTGTAAACCAAGATGGCAGTACATCTCAAGCCAATGATCGAACAAAACACAGTAAGCCAATATATTTAGGTTTTACACTTTGTTACATAAAGGGTTGCGAAAGTTGAAGTACTGTACGAAGTACAATTCTTTGTGTTTGTTAAGCCTGTCAACTTTCAAGCCAACATCTACACATGCAGTACAGCGGAAACTCATTTACGTATTGTCGCGAAAAGGAAcatacaattaaataatcaatgaaACAAAACTGACTGGTAGTTTATCGGCTTCTGAAATCTACCAAAGCATCAATCTCTTTAATTTTATATCGTACAGTCGAATAGTATACTTTCCAAATGGAACTTATGGTTGAAGTTAAAAGTAGAACcaatcataatcataatttaCACACCTTGCACCAACTACCAATTAAACTTTATTTAGCTTTAAAACGAATGCGTGATATTCCACTAAAATTCAAAAGCAAGGTTCAATTGCCATTGATAAAGAGAAGATTTTTACTTTCTAACAGTTGTAAAGATAAAGGAACATCAGAAATTCTGAAACATAAGTCCATTTTCAAGCAATTACACATGTATGTACTATGTACGTTTCGTGCACACATCAATCTGAGCTGGCTCATGCTAAATGATCAGACAACTGAcgaatgcaataaaaacatactCGTACAACAAAAGAAATTCAAACTAGCCAGCTGATTTAGTAATATCCCAAGGACGAAAGAATACACAGAAATGAATTTGACCTGAGTCTTGAAGAAAGTTTCCCACAAGGGGTAGGTTGCAGAGCTGTTTAACCCGTCAACAATGTGCAGCGCTCGAGAAGTAACAAATGCATTGTCATGGTACCTGTAAAACACAATCCAAACAGCATCATTTCACTAATACACAGTTATTCTTGAAGAAATGTACCAAAACTGGTTGCGCTTTTTTTATTGTGAGATGACAAGTCATTCAATGCAATTCTTGGCGCAATTTTCATTCCGAGTCATCAATTGTAGTAACACATAATTCCGATTTTACTAGTGATCAAATCATATCATCTTTCATTTCATTAGTCTTTAGGAcaaaaacaaaactaaataaataaatggagacaaaaagtaatattttaaaacGGGAAATATAACAAATCAccctctcataagtttgatacTCTGTGCAATTAAGCCCCTtaacttataaatgtagcaaATAGGCCCCATAAGTTTCTCTTAATGTGCAATTTACCGCATATCTTATTTTTAGTAGTGAAATTAATGAAATTTACTAAATTAAATATATTTACTATTATTAAAAGTCAAAAATATTGATCAAATATTAATCCTAATATTCCTAATTATTAGAAAGCAtgtttaaatatttttttttttttttttagtgaaaAAATATTCATAATATGCCAAAAAAATTTAGTGAAGTTACAATGAAAGTTACATGTC contains:
- the LOC141586444 gene encoding uncharacterized protein LOC141586444, whose product is MSRKMNLFHLLVPSLLLSLLINLPTDPSAKWVVRAQSSSAQFDGFVYGKKSEFNPGKILIEAFFDPVCPDSRDAWPPLKQALNHYDSHVSLTVHPFPLPYHDNAFVTSRALHIVDGLNSSATYPLWETFFKTQEKFYNSETANISKSEVVDRVAKVAAKVAGQSHYSAIKSGFKDRNSDLKTRVSFKYGCSRGVFGTPFFYVNGFLLPDGGSPIDYNGWRKIIDPLIKARGGRIYRPM